CCTCAACAGCGGGTACGGGGCGACGTACTCGGCGCTGTACGCGGGCACCAAGACCTTCTTCCCCGACATCCCGTTGAACTCCGGCTTCTACCGCGCCGTGCGGGGTGAGCTCGGCCCCGAGGGCACCGTCGTCAACGCCGGCTGGCCGATCGCGGTCACCGGGTTCTGCTCGGGGGCCTACGAGAAGCTGATGAGCTCCATCGTAGAGATCTGGTCGTCCATCGTCCCCGAGCGCGCCATGGCGTGCTCCTTCAACTTGGAGTACCTGCTGGTCGGAGGCCGTGACGGTCGCAGCACAGAACGTCCCTACTTCATGTGGTACGACTGGATGGCTGGAGGGTGGGGAGGCCGCAGCACCAAGGACGGCTCGAACGCCACGGCCCCCGTCTTCGGTCCCGGTCTTGCGGTGCAGCCCCTCGAGGGCCAAGAGCGCCTCAGCCCCGTCCTGACGACGACGCACAGCATCCGCCCCGACTCCGGAGGACCCGGAAAGCACCGCGGTGGTTGCGGTGTCGAGAAGGGCGGCGTCCTTACCGACGCCGAGCGCACGGTGATGTCCTACTGCTGCGACCGCGCTCGCTCCGTGACCTGGGGCATCGACGGCGGCCTACCGTCCCTGCCGCACGGGGTCTGGCTGAACCGGGGGACGCAGGAGGAACGCTTCCTCGGCAGCGTCTTTTCCAACGTCCCGGTGCAGTCCGGGGACGCCTTCACGCGCCCGAGCGCAGGTGGCGGCGGAAACGGCGACCCCCTCGAGCGCGACCCGGCCCTCGTCCTCGAGGACGTCATCGACGGCTACGTCACCCTCCAGCGCGCCGAACGCGACTACGGCGTGGTCATCGAGGCGATCGACATCGAGTTGGACCAGTACCGGGTGCTCGCCGAGAAGACGGCGACCGCCAGAGCCGAGATCGCTGCCAGCCGCCGAGGCTGGCTCGAGGCCGACCCGGAGGAACTGGCAGCCGACTACCGCGCCGGCAAGGTCGACATGCTCGACATGGTCCGGCGCTACGGCGTCATCGTCGACTGGGGCACCGGTGAACTGCTGCCCGAGACCACCTCCCAGTTCCGGGACAACATGCGCCGCCGCTCCGCTGCCGGCTGGGTGTCGTAGCCCTCAGCCTTCCCTCGCCGGCAGAGCCACCACAGGGCTTTGAGCGCGAGGCGCGTCCCGACGCGCCTCGCGCTGCTCCGCCGCGCCCGCATGCCTTCCGATCGCCACGTCCACCACTAGAGAGGGACCAGCAATGCCCGCAGCAACGTCCACCTCCGGCCGCCTGCCCCGCCTGTCCTTGATGATGGGCTGGTGGTCGCTGGTGTCGGCCATGTTCTACCTCTACATCGCCGCGCTGGTCGCCTCCATCGTCGGCGTGCGCGATGCCCTCATCGGCATCGTGCTCACCGTCGTGGTCTACGGAGTGATCAACAAGGTCTTGGCGGGTCTCGCCATCGACACCGGCTCGACCGTGGAGGCGCTCTCGCGAGTGATGTTCGGCCGCGTCGGGTCACTGCTCGCCACCGCGGTCTTCGCAGCGACGGCCCTGTACTACGGGATCTTCGAAGGCTCGATCATCGCTGTCACCTTCGAGGCGTGGACGCGAGAGTCCCTGGGCTGGAGCATCAACGTCTGGTACTTCATCGTCGTCGCGTACTCCACACCCCTGGTCTTCGGCGGAGTGCGGAACTGGCTGGACAAGCTCAACGGGATCCTGCTCCCGCTGTACATCGTCGGGCTCGCTGCGGCCGTCGTCGTCGCGGCCGTGGTGGGCCAGCCCTCGGGGTGGACCGCGACCGGTCCGGCTGCGCCCATCGCGGTCTCCCAGGGCGGCCCGGGCTGGCTCCTCGCCTTCGGGATCTACATGGGCGTGTGGATCCTGATGATGTACAC
The nucleotide sequence above comes from Quadrisphaera sp. RL12-1S. Encoded proteins:
- a CDS encoding hydantoinase B/oxoprolinase family protein, which encodes MSANVHAPHTRSLDPVTFEVLKNSFTTSVDLMSEQILRTCYSFVIYCRDFSSALCDAEGNTVMQGSQDIAVHVGTLHFQCQAVIEYFKEDINPGDVFVINDPYRGGTHFNDISFIRPIFSGGRIIGYAQNKGHWADVGGTVPGSFDVNATEHFGEGLRIPALKIWDRGVFRHDVAQLIVQNTRSPFVGLGDLHAQSEATAVCEREVLRLVDTYGVDTVTSAMAEVQDYVEDIVRHRLAELPDGTWEAVDHLDADPGRPEGLVPVKVRMTISGDTVTYDLSGSAPAVATFLNSGYGATYSALYAGTKTFFPDIPLNSGFYRAVRGELGPEGTVVNAGWPIAVTGFCSGAYEKLMSSIVEIWSSIVPERAMACSFNLEYLLVGGRDGRSTERPYFMWYDWMAGGWGGRSTKDGSNATAPVFGPGLAVQPLEGQERLSPVLTTTHSIRPDSGGPGKHRGGCGVEKGGVLTDAERTVMSYCCDRARSVTWGIDGGLPSLPHGVWLNRGTQEERFLGSVFSNVPVQSGDAFTRPSAGGGGNGDPLERDPALVLEDVIDGYVTLQRAERDYGVVIEAIDIELDQYRVLAEKTATARAEIAASRRGWLEADPEELAADYRAGKVDMLDMVRRYGVIVDWGTGELLPETTSQFRDNMRRRSAAGWVS